TGCCCAATGTGCAGACATTTGACTTGGaaaggagagagtgagacacagcatGACCTCTTTTGCCATGTCGGCCTGTTGAACCCCTCTCCTCTGTCAAGAGGCAAATGGGGGGGCGGGCTCTGCTAGCTTCCGGTACCCCTCTCTAGAAGTTCCCAGCTCTTTCTCACCTGGAGAGCTCTAAAACATACTGATGTTTATGATGATggaaatcagaacagtggttgccCCTGGGAAGGGACCGGGGAAGAACTTTCTGGGGGTGGAGGAAATGTCCTACATCCTACATCTTAaatggtttgtgggttgaatTTACTAAAACTGATCAGAACACACACTTCTGATCTGCGTGTTTCACTGCATGTAAATTATTCCCCAACACTGTAACAAGTGACACAATTACGGAAGCTGGGGCTCTGCTCTGGACTTTTAAATCAGACCTccgagcctggggctggggccgcGCCGGAAGGCCCCGCAGACGACGGTAAGGTGCACCCAGGAAGAGACGCAGGCTTGCAGGAGTTCGTCTCACCCACCAGGTGCCGGGGCTCCGGCAGCGCTCCCTCACGCTCCGCCAGGCGTCCGGCTTTCTACGGGATTCTTCGCACGTCCGTCTCCGCTGGGCTGTGGgcgggcgggggaagggggggggggtccccggtGACAGCTCGCGGCCACCTGCTCGCCCGCAGGACGACCGCTGCCCTGCCGGGCGCGCCGGGTCCCCGCAGGTCTCACGAAGCTGGCGCCGGGACGGCGCAGGCATCAACGCCACCGGAGTTTAGAAGCTCTGGgcgggaggaaggggggggggtccccgCTCTCAGTCCCCAATCGCCGGGTCCCCGGCCAGCCGCCAAGTGGCCATGGGGAGACCTGTCCACCTCTTTGGCCGGCCGACCTCGTGGCGCAACGGTAGCGCGTCTGACTCCAGATCAGAAGGTTGCGTGTTCAAATCACGTCGGGGTCAGCTCCTTTTCGCCGAGGCTtccaccacttttatttattcgCCTCCCCCGTCGTGACTCACTACCCCGGAGCCCCAGCGCCCAGGCTGAAGCGGCACCTCGTGGGGGCCGGGAGAGGAGGGCTCCTGGCGCCCAGTCCCGAGCCGCCCCGTCGGGGGAGCCCAGATCTCGCGGGCTCGTGCGCGCAGATCCGGGGACCCAGAGCCTGGGCGCGTGGCCGGGCTCCGGCGGACGGGCGCGCGCGGCGGGGCCCTCGGTTCGGCGCGCGGGAGAGAAGGTCGTTCGGCTGGCGGTCGCCCTGTGAGTCGTGCTCGCGGGGCTGCGCCGGTTCCCCGGGCGCGCGCTCCCTCGGCCACGTGGGTGGGCCCCGCGCGCGGGAGGACGAGTTCAGGCCCCAGAGAGAAGAGCGGAAGCCGCAACTTCGCAGACGAGGTGGCCGAGTGGTTAAGGCGATGGACTGCTAATCCATTGTGCTCTGCACgcgtgggttcgaatcccatCCTCGTCGGCGTGCGGCTGTCGCAGCCGGGGTTCAGTTTTGTAATCTCAAGAATTTCTCTTGTTACCTCCTACCCGCCCCGACTCAATTTCCACGTCACCCCTGCGACTTGTTCGTTTGTCCTCAGCCTTGGTTTTCGTCCCTTCTACTCCGTTTAACAGAACAGCCAGAGGTTGGTGCCAAGGGGCGTCTAGGCACCTGCCACGAACCTGTCGCGCACCTGCCGTGGAGCTGACCTGGCCAAGGAAAGAAGGTGCCAGGTACCGGGCGGTGGGCGccgtggcttagttggttaaagcGCCTGTCTAGTAAACAGGAGatcctgggttcgaatcccagcggTGCCTCCATAGCCTACTGCTTTTGCAAGGTGTCTCAGGACATCCTGCCTGTGCAAttccacccccccactccccaccctcccaggtCCACCACCGTCTGCCCGGGAATCCACCGGGAGGCTTTGGGCGGCGCTTTCCGCCTCTGACGTTTCTGGTTGGGATGGCGGACACCACTAGGTGCGCGCTGTCCATCGCGGGCTCCCTATGCACATCCCGACCTGCTGCCGAGCAGGGAGTGGCATCTGTATTTACCCGTCACCCGTGCTGCGCCTTGCTGTCGCTTCCCGAAGTGCCTGGTGATTCTGTTAATATCGTTTTCACGTCCCCCCAAATGATCCTAcccattttcaaattttcctacAGACAGGACGGACCAACGATATGAATTTTACAAGGTTCCAGTTTGAGGCACTAGCACCAGCTGGCcggttagctcagttggttagagcgTGGTGCTAATAACGCCAAGGTCGCGGGTTCGATCCCCGTACGGGCCAGAAGCggttcctctcttttcctttcctcccctctccgTAAAACTTCGTACTGGTAATTTCTTGTTACCGGGGGAAGGTTTGCAGAGCAACGTTTTGAATCCCAGAACTTTCACACCCAAAATAGAAACGTAATGAGATTCAATCCAAGATGCTATTgccttggggggcgggggaggaggaaagTTTCATAAAACTGgagtttttttcttatatctctATTTGTAACTCTCCTGCCCATAACCTGGGGGCTCCGGGATCTTACTATATGAACTGTGAACAGAAGGCTTGGAGAGGTTGGGGCAAATAGGACACTGAGCAGCAGCATGTGGGAAACGGGGTCAGGAATGGAGGTAACAGGTGTTTGCAGTCTTCCCAGCCAAGAGGTCACCCAGTCCTTGCCTGTCCGCTTCAAGATCTAAGAGGACCCCTTCCCTACAGACCTAAGGTCCCGCTTCAAGATTTAAGAGGACCCTGACAGATAGTGGGGCACCCTGCTTGTGTTTCTGCTTTAATGGATCTCTGAGCCCATGTCTGTGTCTTGCACATCTCCCCAGAAGGCAGGGCTGCCTAAGAGCAGGAGCCATACCCTTGCCCAGGTAGCCTGGGACCCCCGCCCCTCTCCCAGCATCTGCCAGGAGAGCTCCGTGAAAAAGACCGACCCTCATCCCCGTTCCTTCAGCTTATCACCCCTGTGAGCCCACACAAACACACCTGAGCCTTAGCAGCAGGACTTTAATTCCACAAAAACTCAGAAAGCCAAAGCTGATTAGAACACTCCACAATAGGTGGGCTTCAAAACCAGCAACAATTCTGCCTGAACCCTGAGAGCAGCGAGacccctcccacctcacccccctCTACCATGCGATGCATTCCGTCTAGCTCCACCCCGGGTCTGGCTGGGGAGGTGGGATGGTAGGGGGCCAGAGGGCAGAAGCAGGGGGTTACCCATCTGCGGATGTGCATCCGTGTCTGCATGGTGTGTGGCCAAGGACCGCTCAacctcccacagcccctggcacCTGAGATGTGACCACGGGAATCAGGGTGGCCACAGTGGGGGCTGGGGCCTCCTCTGTTCTCCTTCCTGGACCACATATGGCAGTCACGTCTCCCAAGCCGACACCCAAAGCCCTGGGTTCCCGGAGACGGTGCTCTAGCTGGAGAAGAGAGCTGAGAACAAGGTAGCTACAGATGGCCAACTTAACAGAAGCAGAGCATCATCCCCTCCCACCGGGGAAGGCTTCAGACCTTCCCCACATACACCTGAATAAGGCCCAGCGAGTGGTCGCAGGCCTGCTAAATGCATCTGGAAGAGCCTCCAGTATATAGGCCTCCCCCCGGCGGGCAGTTCCCACCAGGGCTCCTTGAGTCCTTAGGATCCTGCTGGGCCCCGGCTTGGCCGGCCCTGTCCTGCCCTCCCGGTCACTTGCACAGGGCCTCCAACACCTCCAGGGTGCGTCGGATATCCCGGACTTGGCGCGCCAGCCCCTGAACTGGCTGTAGCGCCCGCTCCAGCTCCTCACAGCGGGCCAGCAGGGTGTACATGCCCTTGATGCTCATGTCCACGGCTTCGCCTAGGGAGTCCACGGCGTCGCGGTACGTCTGGATGCAGCCCACGCTCAGCGCCGTCAGCTCCTGCACCGCGCCACCCAGCCCGCGCAGCAGACGGTCCACCCTGCCGCCCAGCTCCCGACTCAGCCGCTCCAGGTCCCGCAGCACGTCGGGGGTCGATGGGAGGAATGGCGGGAGTCGGTGCGGGCGCCGCGCAGGGCCGcgcaggggcagggggcgggggctgaGGGGCGCCGCTCAGACGAATCTTGAGCTGCAGGTTGTTGGCGACGAAGTGGGTGAGGTCGCCATGGCGGCTCACGGTGCCTTCGAGCTCCAGGGGGCTGGAGATGGTGGCGCGgcgcccgccgcccgcgccggGCTCGGCACCCCCTGCGGACCCGGTACCGCCGCACGCCCCGCTCAGCCCGTCCAGGCTGCGGCTGTCCTGAAGGCGGCTGGAGAACGAGCGGCCAGCCCtgccagccgccgccgccgcctcctcgtCTTCCTCCTGCGGCTCCACCTCCATCCCGCTGCCTCCCGGGCTCCCTCGACGGCAGCCGCTCTCGGATGCAAGCTCGTCCTCCGGTGGCTCCGGGTCCTTCAGCCGGGAGGACCCGTGGGGGTCGGGCTCAGGGCCCGGCGCCCCCCGGCGGCTACCCGGCCCGGACCGCGTCCCCTCCGCGGCCGGGCTCGTCGTCCCGAGCCTCCCGCTCGGCCCGGGTGGACGGCGCCGCGGCTGGAAGTCTTCGGGGACGCCCCGGGTGGCGGCTCGCGCCCTCAACGTTCTCGGCCTTCCGCCTATCCTGCCCAGACGCGGGAGGCCTGAGGGCGGCTCAGAGGGGGTTCGGCCCGGCCCGCCGCCGAAGATCACGGCTTGCTGCTCCCCTACAGCCGGGAGGTCCGCCTCGGGCCCAGGCCGCCCCTGGGACGACTCCATGCCGCAGTTGGGGGCAGGAACCGAGAAACTGATCAGCCCCGGCTCAGGCGGCGTCGGCGGCGCCTTTAAGGGGCGTTGGTAGAGGCGCGCGATTGGCAGCCGGCTGACAATGGTCAGGACAGGAAGAGCACTCTGATTGGTCGCGGCGACCAGGAAGTCCCGGAAGAAGAGCTGTTACTGAGCGGCCCAACCCACGTGAGAGCCGGCGGGTGGTGCGAAGGCGGTGACAGCTGCCCTCGTCGCTCCGCCCCTTCGAGAGGAGGCGGGGCAAATCTTAAAGATCAAGGTTCCAAAATACGCGAGTCCTACGGGGCCCGGCTCAGACTCTTTCCACCCACAACTGTCACGCCCACATTTGTTGCTTTGCTGACCCACCGAGTGGGCACCAGAGATGCGACCCCTTAGAGAGTTTGTGGGGGACGAAAAGAGTCTGT
The sequence above is drawn from the Lynx canadensis isolate LIC74 chromosome E1, mLynCan4.pri.v2, whole genome shotgun sequence genome and encodes:
- the BORCS6 gene encoding LOW QUALITY PROTEIN: BLOC-1-related complex subunit 6 (The sequence of the model RefSeq protein was modified relative to this genomic sequence to represent the inferred CDS: inserted 1 base in 1 codon; deleted 2 bases in 2 codons) yields the protein MESSQGRPGPEADLPAVGEQQAVIFGGGPGRTPSEPPSGLXASGQDRRKAENVEGASRHPGRPRRLPAAAPSTRAEREARDDEPGAEGTRSGPGSRRGAPGPEPDPHGSSRLKDPEPPEDELASESGCRRGSPGGSGMEVEPQEEDEEAAAAAGRAGRSFSSRLQDSRSLDGLSGACGGTGSAGGAEPGAGGGRRATISSPLELEGTVSRHGDLTHFVANNLQLKIRLSGAPQPPPPAPARPCAAPAPTPAIPPIDPDVLRDLERLSRELGGRVDRLLRGLGGAVQELTALSVGCIQTYRDAVDSLGEAVDMSIKGMYTLLARCEELERALQPVQGLARQVRDIRRTLEVLEALCK